The Saccharomonospora cyanea NA-134 genome includes a region encoding these proteins:
- the aztA gene encoding zinc ABC transporter ATP-binding protein AztA encodes MVCTTQADAELDTVSAGYTGRPVLHDVSVRFPHGRITALVGANGSGKSTVLGVLAGLLRPVAGTVRAPRRPALVAQHTAVPTLLPLTVRDTVNMGRWAARGGPWRRLSRHDRDVVDRCLSLLGIGDLATRTLSALSGGQRQRTLVAQALAQESTLLLLDEPTSALDTSASAAILRALGDARAEGTTVVHATHDLAQARQADHCVVLRQGTVFAAGSPEAVLSPDVLHAAWGLSGPGEAG; translated from the coding sequence ATGGTATGCACCACACAGGCCGATGCCGAACTCGACACCGTGTCAGCGGGTTACACGGGACGTCCGGTGCTGCACGACGTTTCCGTCCGCTTCCCGCACGGCCGGATCACGGCCCTCGTGGGCGCCAACGGGTCGGGTAAGTCCACAGTGCTCGGTGTGTTGGCGGGACTGCTGCGTCCGGTGGCGGGCACGGTACGAGCGCCCCGACGCCCCGCACTCGTAGCGCAGCACACGGCTGTGCCCACACTGCTGCCGCTCACGGTGCGCGACACGGTGAACATGGGCCGCTGGGCGGCCCGGGGCGGCCCATGGCGGCGGCTGTCCCGCCACGACCGGGACGTGGTGGACCGCTGCCTGAGCCTGCTCGGCATCGGTGACCTCGCGACACGGACACTGTCGGCCCTGTCCGGTGGTCAGCGACAACGGACGCTGGTGGCACAGGCGCTCGCGCAGGAATCCACACTGCTGCTCCTGGACGAGCCGACGTCCGCACTGGACACTTCGGCGAGCGCGGCGATCCTGCGCGCACTCGGCGACGCGCGAGCCGAAGGCACCACGGTCGTACACGCCACGCACGACCTCGCCCAGGCACGGCAGGCCGACCACTGCGTCGTCCTGCGGCAGGGCACGGTCTTCGCGGCCGGATCACCGGAGGCGGTGCTGTCCCCCGACGTACTGCACGCGGCTTGGGGACTGTCCGGCCCCGGCGAAGCGGGCTGA
- a CDS encoding MBL fold metallo-hydrolase — MSERLYFRQLLSGRDFAVGDPVATQMRNFTYLIGDRDTREAVVVDPAYAIDDLLGVLADDDMRLVGVLATHHHPDHVGGDLLGFSLPGLAELLGRVQVPVHVAAAELEWVRRTTGVSKTDLVAHDHDDRLDVGSVTIRLLHTPGHTPGSQCFLLDGALVAGDTLFLDGCGRTDLPGGDVDAMYRSLRWLAGLPGDPVVYPGHWYSAEPSASLSNVRRDNVVFRPRSLEEWRTFFGG; from the coding sequence ATGTCCGAGCGCTTGTACTTCCGGCAGCTGCTGTCCGGGCGGGACTTCGCCGTCGGCGACCCCGTGGCCACCCAGATGCGCAACTTCACCTATCTGATCGGTGACCGCGACACGCGCGAGGCAGTGGTGGTGGATCCCGCCTACGCGATCGACGACCTGCTCGGCGTGCTGGCGGACGACGACATGCGGCTCGTCGGCGTGCTCGCGACCCACCACCACCCCGACCACGTCGGCGGCGACCTGCTCGGTTTCTCCCTGCCGGGCCTGGCCGAGTTGCTGGGGCGCGTTCAGGTGCCGGTGCACGTCGCCGCCGCCGAGTTGGAATGGGTGCGCCGCACCACGGGAGTGTCGAAGACCGACCTCGTGGCCCACGACCACGACGACCGTCTCGACGTGGGTTCCGTCACCATCCGCCTGCTGCACACGCCGGGTCACACGCCGGGCAGCCAGTGTTTCCTGCTCGACGGCGCGCTCGTGGCGGGTGACACGTTGTTCCTCGACGGCTGTGGCCGCACCGACCTGCCGGGTGGGGACGTCGACGCGATGTACCGGAGCCTGCGCTGGCTGGCCGGTCTCCCGGGTGACCCGGTGGTCTACCCGGGGCACTGGTACTCGGCGGAGCCGTCGGCTTCGTTGTCGAACGTTCGCCGTGACAACGTCGTCTTCCGGCCCCGCTCGCTGGAGGAGTGGCGCACGTTCTTCGGCGGCTGA
- a CDS encoding SAM-dependent methyltransferase, giving the protein MGTGASDRLSWAVGTLGLRPTDRVLEVGCGPGVAVSLVCELLTDGHVTAIDRSEAMTAAAARRNARHIAEGRADVRTTPLAEAGFDHERFDVVFAVRVGVFSRGEPTRELTVVRDHLAPGGRLVLVEQPPTAERLDEAVDTLTRHLVAHGFVVHDVVRAEPPLVPGASVISTPV; this is encoded by the coding sequence ATGGGCACCGGAGCGAGTGACCGGTTGAGTTGGGCCGTGGGAACGCTCGGCCTGAGGCCCACCGACCGGGTCCTGGAGGTCGGTTGCGGACCCGGTGTCGCGGTGTCGCTGGTGTGCGAACTGCTGACCGACGGGCACGTCACGGCCATCGACCGCTCGGAGGCCATGACCGCTGCGGCCGCGCGCCGCAACGCGCGGCACATCGCCGAGGGTCGCGCCGACGTCCGCACGACCCCGCTGGCCGAAGCCGGTTTCGACCACGAGCGGTTCGACGTGGTCTTCGCCGTCCGTGTCGGGGTCTTCTCCCGCGGTGAGCCGACGCGGGAACTCACCGTCGTACGCGACCACCTCGCGCCCGGTGGTCGGCTCGTGCTCGTCGAGCAGCCGCCGACGGCCGAGCGGCTCGACGAGGCCGTCGACACGCTCACGCGTCACCTCGTCGCACACGGATTCGTGGTGCACGACGTCGTGCGGGCCGAACCGCCCCTCGTGCCCGGCGCCTCGGTGATCAGCACACCGGTCTGA
- the aztB gene encoding zinc ABC transporter permease AztB: MEWLIAPFEVGFVQRALWGGVLVSVVCALAGTWVVLRGMAFLGDALSHGMLPGVALASLLGANPFVGAALSAGVLAAGVTVLGRSGRLSHDTGIGLLFVAMLSAGVIIVSRSESFAVDVTGFLFGDVLAVRNADLGVLAVAVLVAVVVSVLGYRAFVALTLDARIAHTLGLRPGRAHAALLALITLATVSSFHVVGTLLVFGLLVAPPAAALAWARRIPAALVGATLLGCTATVLGLLVSWHAGTAAGATIAAVAVAQYFVSSALARLRDRVRPLLNPEWTIQEKVETPT, from the coding sequence ATGGAGTGGCTGATCGCCCCGTTCGAGGTGGGCTTCGTGCAGCGGGCGCTGTGGGGTGGCGTGCTCGTCTCGGTGGTCTGCGCTCTCGCCGGCACCTGGGTGGTGCTGCGGGGAATGGCGTTCCTCGGCGACGCGCTCTCGCACGGCATGCTTCCCGGCGTGGCCCTGGCATCCCTGCTGGGTGCGAACCCGTTCGTCGGCGCGGCGCTGAGCGCCGGTGTGCTGGCCGCGGGTGTCACCGTTCTGGGCCGGTCGGGAAGGCTGTCGCACGACACCGGCATCGGGTTGCTGTTCGTGGCCATGCTGTCGGCCGGAGTCATCATCGTTTCGCGCTCGGAGTCGTTCGCCGTGGACGTCACGGGATTCCTCTTCGGTGACGTGCTCGCCGTCCGGAACGCCGACCTCGGGGTACTGGCCGTCGCGGTGCTGGTGGCGGTCGTCGTGTCGGTACTCGGCTACCGCGCGTTCGTCGCGCTCACACTGGACGCGCGCATCGCGCACACGCTGGGGCTGCGACCGGGCCGCGCGCACGCGGCGTTGCTGGCGCTGATCACGCTCGCCACGGTGTCGTCGTTCCATGTCGTGGGCACGCTGTTGGTCTTCGGCCTGCTGGTCGCGCCTCCGGCTGCGGCACTGGCGTGGGCTCGGCGGATTCCCGCCGCTTTGGTCGGTGCGACGCTGCTCGGTTGCACGGCCACGGTGCTCGGGTTGCTCGTCTCGTGGCACGCCGGAACGGCCGCCGGCGCGACGATCGCCGCCGTCGCCGTGGCCCAGTACTTCGTCTCGTCGGCCCTGGCACGCCTGCGCGACCGGGTCCGGCCCCTGCTGAATCCAGAGTGGACAATCCAAGAGAAGGTCGAGACTCCGACGTGA
- a CDS encoding SDR family NAD(P)-dependent oxidoreductase — protein MDGTVVVLGGRSEIGLAVATRLARQGARSFVLAARRSADLDTEEHALRTAGAETVTRVEFDADDLASHERVLGGIVAEHGPVSVVVTSFGILGDQARAERDAAHAVSIVHTDYTAHVSVLTHAANLLRAQGHGALVVFSSVAGVRVRRANYVYGSAKAGLDGFASGLADALHGSGVRLLLVRPGFVIGRMTHGMKPAPFSSTPEAVADATVAALRSGRHTVWVPTVLRPVFALMRLLPRPIWRRLPR, from the coding sequence ATGGACGGGACAGTGGTGGTACTGGGTGGGCGCAGCGAGATCGGATTGGCCGTGGCCACGCGGTTGGCCCGCCAGGGCGCACGGTCCTTCGTGCTCGCCGCGCGGCGCAGCGCGGACCTCGACACCGAGGAACACGCGTTGCGGACAGCGGGGGCCGAGACGGTGACGCGCGTGGAGTTCGACGCCGACGACCTCGCCTCGCACGAACGGGTGCTGGGCGGCATCGTCGCCGAGCACGGTCCCGTCTCGGTGGTGGTGACGTCGTTCGGCATCCTGGGCGACCAGGCACGGGCCGAGCGCGACGCCGCCCACGCCGTGTCCATCGTGCACACCGACTACACCGCGCACGTCAGCGTGCTCACCCACGCCGCCAACCTGCTCCGCGCTCAGGGACACGGCGCGCTCGTCGTGTTCTCCTCGGTGGCGGGCGTGCGCGTGCGCCGCGCCAACTACGTCTACGGCTCCGCGAAGGCGGGCCTCGACGGGTTCGCCTCCGGCCTCGCCGACGCCCTGCACGGCAGCGGGGTGCGGCTGCTGCTGGTGCGGCCCGGCTTCGTCATCGGCCGGATGACCCACGGCATGAAGCCCGCCCCGTTCTCCAGCACGCCCGAGGCGGTGGCCGACGCCACCGTGGCGGCACTGCGGTCGGGACGCCACACCGTGTGGGTGCCCACCGTGCTACGGCCGGTGTTCGCGCTGATGCGCCTGCTTCCCCGCCCGATCTGGCGGCGGCTGCCCCGCTGA